From one Bacteroides eggerthii genomic stretch:
- the lpxK gene encoding tetraacyldisaccharide 4'-kinase, protein MRDASVKIHHWLYPLSWLYGIGVCLRNKLFDWGWLRSKSFDIPVICVGNLAVGGTGKTPHTEYLIRLLQNEGINVAALSRGYKRKSKGYILATAESSAGKIGDEPYQIKSKFPDIRVAVDEDRCHGIEQLLKLKNPAVDAVLLDDAFQHRRVKAGLNILLTDFHRLLCDDVLLPAGRLREPAGGKNRAQIVIVTKCPDNIKPIDFNIITKRLHLYPYQQLYFSKFRYGSLIPLFPEIGKGTVCTGNEQVLLVTGIASPAPLVEEVKSHTPNVSLLAFGDHHDFSTKDLQFIEERFLQLEKDKRMIITTEKDATRLKNHPALSETLKPYIYVLPIKIELLQNQQYIFNQNIIGYVRTYSRNRSLSER, encoded by the coding sequence TAGGGGTGTGCTTGCGAAACAAACTCTTTGACTGGGGCTGGCTCCGGTCGAAGAGTTTTGACATTCCTGTGATATGTGTGGGCAACCTTGCCGTAGGCGGAACAGGAAAGACACCGCATACGGAATATCTGATAAGATTATTGCAGAACGAAGGCATAAACGTGGCTGCATTGAGCCGCGGCTACAAACGGAAAAGCAAGGGTTACATACTGGCAACCGCCGAAAGCAGCGCAGGGAAGATCGGTGACGAACCGTATCAGATAAAAAGCAAATTCCCGGACATACGGGTAGCAGTGGATGAAGACCGCTGTCATGGCATCGAACAATTGCTGAAACTGAAGAACCCCGCTGTGGATGCTGTGCTACTGGATGATGCCTTCCAACACCGTCGTGTGAAAGCAGGTCTGAACATTCTGCTGACAGACTTCCACCGACTGCTATGCGATGATGTCCTGCTCCCTGCAGGAAGACTTCGCGAACCCGCCGGAGGGAAGAACCGCGCACAAATAGTCATCGTCACGAAGTGTCCGGACAATATCAAGCCGATAGATTTCAATATCATCACCAAACGGCTGCATCTATATCCGTACCAGCAACTGTATTTCTCCAAATTCCGCTACGGATCGTTGATACCGCTATTCCCGGAGATAGGGAAAGGGACTGTTTGTACCGGCAACGAACAAGTGCTTCTCGTTACGGGCATCGCCTCTCCCGCCCCATTGGTGGAAGAAGTGAAATCGCATACTCCAAACGTCAGCCTGCTGGCTTTCGGCGACCACCACGACTTCAGCACGAAAGACCTGCAATTCATCGAAGAACGGTTCTTACAGCTGGAAAAAGACAAAAGGATGATTATCACAACAGAAAAGGATGCCACCCGGCTGAAAAATCACCCGGCCCTGAGCGAAACACTGAAACCGTATATATACGTGCTTCCTATCAAGATAGAGCTTTTGCAAAATCAACAATATATATTTAACCAAAACATTATTGGCTATGTTAGAACGTATTCAAGAAACCGCAGCTTATCTGAAAGGTAA
- a CDS encoding purine-nucleoside phosphorylase, whose amino-acid sequence MLERIQETAAYLKGKMHTHPETAIILGTGLGSLAGEITEKYEIKYEDIPNFPVSTVEGHSGKLIFGKLGNKDILAMQGRFHFYEGYSMKEVTFPVRVMRELGIKTLFVSNASGGTNPDFEIGDLMIITDHINYFPEHPLRGKNIPYGPRFPDMSEAYNKELIRKADAIAAEKGIKVQHGVYIGTQGPTFETPAEYKLFRILGADAVGMSTVPEVIVANHCGIKVFGVSVITDLGVEGKIVEVSHEEVQKAADAAQPKMTEIMRELINRA is encoded by the coding sequence ATGTTAGAACGTATTCAAGAAACCGCAGCTTATCTGAAAGGTAAGATGCACACACATCCTGAGACGGCAATTATCCTCGGAACCGGACTTGGCAGCCTGGCAGGCGAGATCACCGAGAAGTACGAAATAAAATATGAGGATATCCCCAACTTCCCCGTATCTACGGTAGAGGGGCACAGCGGCAAACTGATTTTCGGCAAGCTGGGCAACAAGGATATTCTGGCGATGCAGGGCCGCTTCCACTTCTACGAAGGCTATTCCATGAAAGAAGTTACATTCCCGGTACGTGTGATGCGCGAACTGGGCATTAAAACCTTGTTCGTGTCCAACGCCAGCGGCGGTACAAATCCGGACTTCGAAATTGGCGACCTGATGATCATCACCGACCACATCAACTACTTCCCCGAACATCCGCTGCGGGGCAAGAATATCCCATACGGCCCGCGCTTCCCGGACATGAGTGAAGCATACAACAAAGAACTGATTCGCAAAGCAGATGCGATTGCAGCCGAAAAAGGGATTAAAGTTCAGCATGGAGTGTACATCGGCACGCAAGGCCCCACGTTTGAAACTCCGGCGGAATACAAGCTGTTCCGTATTCTGGGAGCAGATGCGGTAGGTATGTCCACCGTCCCCGAAGTTATCGTTGCCAATCATTGCGGCATCAAAGTGTTTGGAGTATCAGTCATCACCGACCTCGGCGTGGAAGGCAAAATCGTAGAAGTATCCCACGAAGAAGTGCAGAAAGCCGCAGATGCCGCACAGCCGAAGATGACAGAAATCATGAGAGAGTTGATTAACAGAGCGTAA
- the thiL gene encoding thiamine-phosphate kinase: MRTEIATLGEFGLIRHLTEGIELKNKSSQYGVGDDAAVLSYPADKEVLVTTDLLLEGIHFDLTYVPLKHLGYKSAVVNFSDIYAMNGTPRQITVSLGLSKRFSVEEMEELYAGIRLACEEYGVDIVGGDTSSSYTGLTISITCIGEGEKGKVVYRNGAKDTDLICVSGDLGAAYMGLQLLEREKSVLKGGDKDLQPDFAGKEYLLERQLKPEARRDIIRKLAKEGVQPTAMMDISDGLSSELLHICTQSKAGCRIYEEHIPIDYQTAVMAEEFNMNLTTCALNGGEDYELLFTVPIADHEKVSEMEGIKLIGHITKPELGCALITRDGQEFELKAQGWNPLKEDSSTPEETE; this comes from the coding sequence ATGAGAACAGAAATAGCAACCCTCGGTGAATTCGGCCTTATCCGCCACCTCACCGAAGGTATCGAACTAAAGAATAAATCCAGTCAATACGGCGTAGGCGATGATGCCGCCGTCCTCTCCTACCCTGCGGACAAAGAGGTGCTGGTCACCACTGATCTACTGTTGGAAGGCATACACTTCGACCTGACATACGTACCCCTCAAACACTTGGGATACAAATCGGCCGTAGTCAACTTCTCCGACATCTACGCCATGAACGGAACTCCCCGTCAAATCACCGTTTCCCTGGGCTTATCCAAGCGCTTCAGCGTAGAGGAAATGGAAGAATTGTATGCCGGCATACGCCTTGCCTGTGAGGAATATGGGGTGGATATTGTAGGCGGCGATACGTCTTCCTCCTATACGGGACTCACCATCAGTATCACCTGCATCGGTGAAGGCGAAAAGGGCAAAGTGGTTTATCGCAACGGCGCCAAAGACACCGACCTTATCTGCGTCTCCGGCGATCTGGGCGCCGCCTACATGGGACTGCAATTGCTGGAACGTGAAAAGAGCGTGCTCAAAGGCGGCGACAAAGATCTGCAACCCGATTTTGCTGGCAAAGAGTATCTGTTGGAACGGCAACTGAAACCGGAAGCCCGCCGTGACATCATCCGGAAATTGGCAAAAGAAGGTGTGCAGCCCACCGCCATGATGGACATCTCCGACGGCCTGTCTTCCGAATTGCTGCATATCTGCACGCAAAGCAAAGCAGGCTGCCGCATCTACGAGGAGCATATCCCCATCGACTACCAGACAGCCGTTATGGCAGAGGAGTTCAATATGAACCTAACGACCTGCGCCCTCAACGGCGGCGAGGATTATGAGCTTTTGTTCACCGTCCCCATTGCCGACCACGAGAAAGTGTCCGAAATGGAAGGCATCAAGCTGATAGGCCATATCACGAAACCGGAGTTGGGCTGTGCCCTAATCACCCGCGACGGTCAGGAATTTGAACTGAAAGCACAAGGCTGGAACCCACTGAAAGAGGACTCTTCCACTCCCGAAGAAACGGAATAG
- a CDS encoding site-specific integrase: MKQGTMNILFFVLKTKLLKNGEAPVLMRITINGDYDDVRIQRSVPLNLWNAAKGCSKGRDRASVALNAYIAELHARALEKHKELVLEQALITPKLILKRVFGKDTEMRTLLGTMREGIKEMETLAGIDYSPVTINRYKNVVKKLQLLIPSYYGKEDVTFHELTPEFIRAFDIYLKTEAGLCRNTIVRYMKCFKKFTNMALAKEWMRKNPFYGYKMEQDETDPVFLTYDELQTVMKKKFTIPRLELVRDVFVFACFTGLAFSDVASLNKENLVQDNLGDWWIRKGRVKLEHRRKASSISNIPLLPVPLAILEKYKEHPTCIKKGCCLPVMCNQKMNSYLKEIADFCSIKKNLTTHVARHTFGTTVTLANNVPLQDVSVMLGHASTRMTQHYARVMNSSLKEAMNSVKERLAQ; this comes from the coding sequence ATGAAACAAGGAACAATGAACATTCTGTTTTTCGTGCTTAAAACGAAATTGTTGAAAAACGGTGAGGCACCGGTATTGATGCGGATAACCATCAATGGAGACTATGACGATGTACGTATCCAAAGAAGCGTACCCCTGAACTTATGGAACGCCGCCAAAGGATGCAGTAAAGGCAGGGACAGGGCATCAGTGGCACTGAACGCCTATATTGCCGAACTGCACGCACGCGCCTTGGAAAAACACAAGGAACTGGTATTGGAACAGGCCCTGATTACCCCAAAACTGATTCTTAAACGTGTTTTCGGGAAAGACACCGAAATGCGTACACTGCTCGGCACCATGAGGGAAGGCATCAAGGAAATGGAAACATTGGCGGGTATAGACTACTCTCCCGTCACGATCAACCGGTATAAGAACGTGGTGAAGAAATTACAGCTGCTCATCCCCTCTTATTATGGAAAGGAGGATGTCACTTTCCATGAGCTGACACCGGAGTTCATCCGTGCGTTTGACATTTACCTGAAAACGGAGGCGGGACTGTGCCGGAACACGATAGTCCGTTATATGAAATGCTTCAAGAAATTTACCAATATGGCATTGGCAAAGGAATGGATGCGCAAGAATCCCTTTTACGGTTACAAGATGGAGCAGGACGAGACCGATCCGGTATTCCTGACCTACGACGAGTTGCAGACCGTAATGAAAAAGAAATTCACCATTCCACGGCTTGAACTGGTCAGGGATGTCTTTGTCTTTGCGTGCTTCACCGGTCTGGCATTCTCCGATGTTGCCAGTCTGAACAAAGAGAATCTGGTACAGGACAATCTCGGAGACTGGTGGATAAGAAAAGGAAGGGTCAAATTGGAACACCGTAGGAAGGCCTCTTCCATCAGCAATATTCCATTGCTGCCCGTACCCCTGGCCATATTGGAGAAATACAAGGAACATCCGACCTGCATTAAGAAAGGATGCTGTTTGCCCGTCATGTGCAACCAGAAGATGAACAGCTATCTCAAGGAAATAGCCGATTTCTGCAGCATTAAGAAGAATCTGACCACGCACGTTGCCCGTCACACTTTCGGGACTACGGTCACGCTTGCCAACAATGTGCCTCTTCAAGATGTTTCCGTCATGCTCGGCCATGCCTCCACACGTATGACACAGCATTATGCACGGGTCATGAACAGCAGCCTGAAAGAAGCAATGAACAGCGTGAAGGAGCGTCTTGCACAATAA
- a CDS encoding DUF4120 family protein — protein MKILNEEHFENVKRYAESIGDTSLQKCLERLKSWEGNPDYPSEISLYYDHAPYSFGFTQHYADGRIGIIGGLLYHGIPDKSFAVTLQPFHGWQIHT, from the coding sequence ATGAAAATCCTGAATGAAGAACATTTCGAGAACGTAAAGCGCTATGCCGAATCCATTGGTGACACCTCACTTCAAAAGTGCTTGGAACGGTTGAAGAGTTGGGAAGGGAATCCTGACTATCCCAGTGAGATTTCACTCTACTATGACCATGCCCCATACTCGTTCGGCTTTACCCAGCATTATGCTGATGGAAGAATAGGTATCATAGGAGGTCTGCTCTATCACGGAATACCGGACAAATCATTTGCCGTAACATTGCAGCCGTTCCACGGATGGCAGATACATACCTGA
- a CDS encoding DUF4121 family protein — protein MKYGNFYDLESLTLLNRHEGCACSIKECDVEKVNRLISRMREDRERVGLPTAGDVVTYITRGGDYYPQAHIERGDDREVHICLLPQTPFCHENEKCTGYNTEGGPWVTTDPELLIPDGIRSKQFRMWGHTGRHRNGAVLFHTFVRAWKYTEPDPLYGKYTTKEWTRYLIECQPDIEPADAFVYRNEAFTLYSREELERLVGILHGKLFNGFRPGLFILWAYRMEWKELPTWEWNMLKADTHLSFLGISPVRIQTDHKRHIVTIYKKSE, from the coding sequence ATGAAGTACGGTAATTTTTATGACCTGGAAAGTCTGACTCTGCTCAACAGGCATGAAGGGTGTGCCTGCTCCATAAAGGAATGTGATGTGGAGAAGGTGAACCGGCTGATTTCAAGGATGCGGGAGGACAGGGAAAGAGTCGGTTTACCGACTGCAGGAGACGTTGTCACTTATATCACCCGTGGCGGTGACTATTATCCGCAGGCACACATTGAAAGGGGCGATGACCGGGAAGTTCATATCTGCCTTCTCCCACAAACACCTTTTTGCCATGAAAATGAAAAGTGTACCGGTTACAATACGGAAGGAGGCCCTTGGGTTACAACCGATCCGGAATTGCTGATTCCCGATGGCATACGCAGCAAACAGTTCCGGATGTGGGGGCATACCGGAAGGCACAGGAACGGTGCCGTCCTCTTCCACACATTCGTCAGGGCATGGAAATACACGGAACCCGATCCTCTGTACGGAAAGTACACCACAAAAGAATGGACGAGATACCTCATCGAGTGTCAGCCGGATATTGAACCGGCTGATGCCTTTGTCTATCGGAATGAGGCATTCACCCTTTACTCGCGGGAAGAACTGGAACGGCTGGTCGGGATTCTGCACGGAAAGCTTTTCAACGGATTCCGTCCCGGTCTGTTCATACTCTGGGCATACCGTATGGAATGGAAGGAACTTCCCACATGGGAATGGAACATGCTGAAAGCGGACACCCATCTCTCTTTCCTTGGCATTTCTCCCGTCAGGATACAGACTGACCATAAAAGACATATAGTAACAATCTATAAAAAATCAGAGTAA
- a CDS encoding N-6 DNA methylase — protein sequence MAPYNTPQAIRPLEKMVCDFAYSNGYDPISVFNDFLRYVIHGFSPGAPPLMDWKYKRQQNRHFMEMLTGWIRLMQRELQSGGWFDAFGDLFMAISSKSGRQVNGQFFTPPDICDLMVLCTDSGETAIGKRICDPTCGSGRLLLAYHVRHLGNYLVAEDVSRTCCLMTVCNMLVHGCIGEVIHHDSLCPENFMDGWMVNHTLTQTGIPSIRRMSEEEYRTSRNMSVDLLRKRKEKLRQMQPGKKQLPYKQQNL from the coding sequence ATGGCACCATACAACACACCGCAGGCGATACGTCCGCTTGAGAAAATGGTCTGTGATTTCGCCTATTCGAACGGCTACGATCCGATATCCGTTTTCAACGATTTCCTGCGTTATGTCATTCACGGGTTCTCTCCCGGCGCACCGCCCCTTATGGACTGGAAATACAAACGGCAGCAGAACAGGCATTTTATGGAAATGCTTACCGGATGGATACGGCTCATGCAGCGGGAATTGCAATCCGGCGGATGGTTTGATGCGTTCGGTGACCTCTTCATGGCAATATCCTCCAAAAGCGGTCGGCAGGTGAACGGACAGTTCTTCACTCCGCCGGATATCTGCGACCTGATGGTTTTATGTACCGATTCGGGGGAGACAGCGATAGGAAAACGTATCTGTGACCCGACATGCGGAAGCGGAAGGCTGCTGCTGGCATATCATGTACGCCACCTGGGTAATTATCTGGTTGCAGAGGATGTCAGCCGTACCTGTTGCCTGATGACCGTTTGCAACATGCTCGTACATGGCTGCATAGGTGAGGTCATCCACCATGACAGCCTCTGCCCCGAAAACTTCATGGACGGCTGGATGGTAAACCATACGCTGACCCAGACGGGCATTCCCTCCATTCGCCGGATGAGTGAGGAGGAATATCGGACAAGCAGGAACATGTCCGTTGACCTGCTCAGAAAGCGGAAAGAGAAATTGCGCCAAATGCAGCCTGGCAAGAAACAATTGCCATATAAACAACAGAATTTATAA
- the istB gene encoding IS21-like element helper ATPase IstB, which translates to MKSEKETIYDYAAELKLLAFKEELECTLSLAAEENWNHLQFLTELLGKESARRRECRRRSRIRSAGFPQMKYLHELVMEDMPKEAQVILPELETLDFIRQGRNLVLYGNPGTGKTHIATALGIKACQQDFTVLFTSVPVLLTQIREAKSAKTLRTLQLRFEKYDLVICDEFGYVSCDKEGGELLFNHLSLRAGKKATIITTNLAFNRWNEIIKDKVLVAAMVDRLTHKAYLVNMTGLSYRLKETQKMRQDK; encoded by the coding sequence ATGAAATCAGAAAAAGAAACCATTTATGACTATGCTGCAGAACTGAAGCTTCTGGCCTTTAAAGAGGAACTGGAATGCACCCTTTCATTGGCAGCTGAAGAAAACTGGAACCATCTGCAGTTCTTGACGGAATTGCTTGGAAAGGAAAGCGCCAGGAGAAGGGAGTGTAGAAGAAGATCAAGGATAAGATCTGCGGGATTTCCACAAATGAAGTATCTGCATGAGCTTGTTATGGAAGACATGCCCAAAGAGGCACAGGTAATATTACCTGAATTGGAGACACTGGACTTCATCAGACAGGGAAGAAACCTGGTCCTGTATGGAAATCCGGGAACGGGAAAGACGCATATTGCTACGGCTTTAGGAATAAAGGCCTGCCAACAGGACTTTACCGTATTGTTTACTTCAGTGCCGGTCCTGCTTACCCAGATAAGGGAGGCTAAATCAGCAAAGACACTGAGGACGCTACAATTAAGGTTTGAAAAATACGATCTGGTCATCTGTGATGAGTTCGGATATGTCAGTTGTGACAAGGAAGGAGGAGAACTGCTTTTTAACCACCTGTCGTTAAGAGCCGGAAAAAAGGCTACAATCATTACTACTAATTTGGCTTTTAACAGATGGAATGAAATCATAAAGGACAAGGTGCTTGTGGCGGCAATGGTTGACAGGCTTACACATAAAGCTTATCTGGTTAATATGACCGGACTGTCTTATAGGCTTAAGGAAACACAAAAAATGAGACAAGATAAATGA
- the istA gene encoding IS21 family transposase has protein sequence MKTMVERQSIIHMYRVCGYSKRRISRELHVSRHTVDNILSKYESAIRTDNPEEALSDLLTIQPRYDSSRRRPRRLTQEIKDKIGFCLKKNAVKIATGLRKQRMLKKDIHQFLLSQGYTISYATVCSYIKNIESYKEKKKSEAFIRLFYEPGCIAEFDWGEVLLFIDGVKTKFYLAVFTFGHSNGRYAYLFRHQNTLAFMESHRNFFRDIHGVPAMMVYDNMRVAVKSFVGGDKKPTEALMKMSGFYCFEYRFCNVRAGWEKGHVERSVEYVRRKAFCLTDHFGDIHSAQEHLNRVCMQVNNEQGSLSTAEKTSRLEADLSSLKPFPGNLGCFEVYEYIVDKWSTISMKNVHYSVPDSLVGEKVHVKVYSEKIVILHGKEKVASHQRSYCGGDWCIKLEHYLRTLSRKPGALPHSVVWQRAPEELRRLYDIHFKEDNRTFVLLLDYARKNGFSGTDIVTACKELTGRGVRKISPDQVKAMLHGSVQGETEETMEPPVLPAQQENIEREAVDMLEGITALMTGYNEVHDIIPTI, from the coding sequence ATGAAGACTATGGTAGAAAGACAATCAATAATACACATGTATAGAGTATGCGGTTATAGCAAACGGCGTATCTCTCGTGAACTTCATGTCAGCCGTCATACCGTTGACAATATTCTTTCAAAGTACGAATCAGCCATCCGCACGGACAATCCAGAAGAGGCTTTGAGTGATTTGCTTACCATCCAGCCCAGGTATGACAGTTCCAGACGCCGTCCTCGCCGGCTCACACAAGAGATTAAGGATAAGATAGGATTTTGCCTGAAGAAGAATGCCGTTAAGATAGCTACCGGACTTCGCAAACAGCGCATGTTGAAAAAGGATATCCACCAGTTTCTGTTATCTCAAGGATACACCATCAGTTACGCCACAGTATGCAGTTATATAAAAAATATAGAGTCATACAAAGAGAAGAAAAAGAGCGAAGCCTTTATCCGGTTGTTCTATGAGCCTGGATGCATTGCCGAGTTTGACTGGGGTGAAGTTCTTCTTTTTATTGACGGCGTCAAAACCAAGTTTTATCTGGCCGTATTCACTTTCGGGCATAGCAATGGCAGATACGCCTATCTTTTCAGGCATCAGAATACGCTTGCCTTCATGGAATCCCACCGTAACTTTTTCAGGGATATACATGGTGTCCCCGCCATGATGGTCTATGACAATATGCGTGTAGCCGTCAAGAGCTTTGTCGGTGGTGATAAGAAACCTACAGAAGCTTTGATGAAGATGTCCGGTTTCTATTGTTTTGAGTACCGTTTCTGTAATGTACGGGCCGGATGGGAGAAAGGACATGTGGAGCGCAGCGTGGAATATGTCAGAAGGAAAGCTTTCTGCCTGACAGACCATTTTGGTGATATACATTCTGCCCAGGAGCATTTAAACCGGGTATGTATGCAGGTCAACAACGAGCAAGGCAGTCTTTCAACAGCGGAGAAAACATCACGTCTGGAAGCTGACCTGTCATCGCTGAAGCCTTTTCCCGGTAATCTGGGCTGTTTTGAGGTCTATGAGTACATTGTGGATAAATGGTCAACTATCAGCATGAAAAATGTTCATTATTCCGTACCTGATTCTCTTGTGGGAGAAAAAGTACATGTCAAGGTTTATAGTGAAAAAATCGTCATCCTGCACGGGAAGGAGAAAGTGGCCTCTCATCAACGCAGTTATTGCGGTGGAGACTGGTGCATCAAGCTGGAGCACTATTTGCGTACACTTTCCCGTAAACCGGGGGCATTGCCCCACTCTGTGGTTTGGCAAAGAGCACCGGAAGAACTGAGAAGGCTGTATGACATCCATTTCAAGGAGGACAACAGGACGTTTGTTCTGTTGCTGGACTATGCCCGAAAAAATGGATTTTCCGGAACGGACATTGTCACGGCATGCAAGGAGCTGACCGGACGTGGTGTCAGAAAGATATCTCCGGACCAGGTAAAGGCCATGCTGCATGGTAGCGTACAGGGAGAGACAGAAGAAACCATGGAACCGCCTGTTCTCCCGGCACAACAGGAGAATATAGAAAGAGAAGCTGTGGATATGCTTGAAGGCATCACGGCGCTCATGACAGGATACAATGAAGTGCATGATATAATACCAACCATTTAA
- a CDS encoding LysM peptidoglycan-binding domain-containing protein yields the protein MSQYNNIFISREDFLDYKTKGIPYTGFVIGEGYAYVQYQDYYEDTDGTVIDMNDNILPYQICIPNIVQIQCIDTSKEMIKKSLRGLFSKNGCARYVVCEGDTLVYIAEMFDVTVEELKRWNDLSSEYSISTGQRLLIIDITERRIIDIPRQVYHGEIKELRGLAAFEMDINSPSSNILGEGLRLFTKFFYDGVNAPVIWITGHTLGGFSQTPQERAQAFMDFAPTAFIGGTLRILGPCSKINSGLNGYNAYVKSSMYKQNLYKPKGQGWQKEAGKMFQQAKQRFKMSEEGVSFIDMIETFNFWNDTSEEHFNWYKTSTDTLNNKNNK from the coding sequence ATGAGCCAATACAATAATATTTTTATAAGCAGAGAAGATTTTCTGGATTATAAAACAAAAGGAATTCCGTATACCGGATTTGTAATAGGAGAAGGGTATGCTTATGTGCAATATCAGGATTATTACGAGGATACAGATGGAACAGTCATAGATATGAATGACAATATATTGCCATACCAAATATGCATACCTAACATTGTTCAAATCCAATGCATTGATACCTCAAAGGAAATGATAAAAAAAAGCCTCAGAGGGCTATTTAGCAAAAATGGATGCGCAAGATATGTAGTGTGTGAAGGAGATACCTTAGTATATATTGCAGAAATGTTTGATGTTACCGTTGAAGAATTAAAAAGATGGAATGACCTGTCAAGTGAGTATTCTATATCCACAGGACAAAGGTTATTAATAATTGACATAACGGAAAGAAGGATTATAGATATACCAAGACAGGTTTACCATGGTGAAATAAAAGAATTGAGGGGATTGGCAGCTTTTGAAATGGATATAAACTCTCCTTCTTCAAACATTCTAGGAGAAGGGCTAAGGTTATTCACAAAATTCTTTTATGATGGGGTTAATGCCCCTGTAATTTGGATTACAGGACATACACTTGGCGGTTTTTCTCAAACACCACAAGAAAGGGCACAAGCATTCATGGACTTTGCGCCCACAGCATTCATTGGAGGAACACTAAGAATTTTAGGACCTTGCAGTAAAATAAATAGTGGTCTTAATGGTTATAATGCTTATGTCAAATCTTCAATGTATAAACAAAATCTTTATAAGCCAAAAGGACAAGGATGGCAAAAAGAGGCTGGAAAAATGTTTCAACAGGCTAAACAACGTTTCAAAATGAGTGAAGAAGGTGTATCATTTATTGACATGATAGAAACTTTCAACTTTTGGAATGACACCTCGGAAGAACATTTTAATTGGTATAAAACTTCAACAGATACATTAAACAACAAAAACAATAAGTAA
- a CDS encoding alpha/beta hydrolase, producing MVRIKITSKQTNGSAIINAEKKIIVFFIGGAGDKNSYYGYGPTKLVKNSILHVFKGRIAAYSLISPHIEYLGYEEIRGEDDIKKNVIDKIASKDIPIYIVGHSLGGWNSAHLCKHLVNNGYNIRMLVTLDPVGEGVIVYVGSDIYKEPEANPGAKIWINISCNPIYEDQSDKVADFGERWFPKNGPTIYYESKCSHAEVLRMFMENILQDKSALDLLIEDIVK from the coding sequence ATGGTACGTATTAAGATAACTTCTAAACAAACTAATGGTAGTGCTATAATTAATGCAGAGAAGAAAATTATAGTCTTTTTCATAGGTGGTGCAGGGGATAAAAATAGTTACTATGGTTATGGTCCTACGAAATTAGTAAAAAATAGTATTTTACATGTTTTTAAAGGAAGAATAGCAGCATATAGTTTAATATCACCCCATATCGAATATTTAGGCTATGAAGAGATAAGGGGCGAGGATGATATAAAAAAGAATGTGATAGATAAAATAGCAAGTAAAGATATTCCTATTTATATAGTAGGTCATAGTTTAGGGGGATGGAATTCTGCTCATTTATGTAAACATCTTGTTAATAATGGGTATAACATTAGGATGCTTGTTACATTAGATCCTGTGGGAGAAGGGGTAATTGTATATGTAGGTTCTGATATTTATAAAGAACCGGAAGCAAATCCAGGTGCTAAAATTTGGATTAATATCTCATGTAATCCAATTTATGAAGACCAATCAGATAAAGTTGCTGATTTTGGAGAACGTTGGTTTCCCAAGAACGGACCAACGATATATTATGAAAGTAAATGTTCTCATGCAGAAGTCCTTAGGATGTTTATGGAGAATATATTACAAGATAAGTCAGCATTAGATTTATTAATAGAGGACATTGTTAAATAA